The Nitrogeniibacter aestuarii genome has a window encoding:
- the rnc gene encoding ribonuclease III, with protein MVCDSLLRSIDYRFSDSKLLSQALTHRSYGQPNNERLEFLGDSVVNHVVALSLFERFPGLNEGELSRLRAHLVCQGTLFELAQEVGLGEHLLLGEGERKSGGHRRPSILSDAFEALIAAIFLDGGYAAAKTFVDQMFATRLDRLDPETSLKDPKTRLQEWLQARKRPLPKYEMVDVQGEAHAQAFQVDCVINSNLKTRGSGTSRRNAEQASAAAALDILESGPAK; from the coding sequence TTGGTTTGTGACAGTCTCTTGAGGTCAATCGATTATCGGTTCTCCGATTCGAAGCTCCTTTCCCAAGCATTGACTCACCGGAGCTACGGCCAGCCGAATAACGAGCGCCTGGAGTTTCTGGGGGATAGTGTGGTGAATCACGTCGTCGCACTGTCGTTGTTTGAGCGATTCCCTGGCTTGAACGAAGGCGAGCTCTCGCGGCTTCGCGCGCATCTGGTTTGCCAGGGAACCTTGTTTGAACTTGCGCAGGAGGTTGGGTTAGGCGAGCACTTGTTGCTTGGAGAGGGCGAGCGAAAGAGTGGTGGTCATCGACGGCCTTCAATTCTCTCCGACGCGTTTGAGGCGTTGATTGCAGCCATTTTTCTCGATGGCGGTTACGCCGCAGCAAAGACTTTTGTGGATCAGATGTTTGCTACCCGCCTGGACCGTCTGGACCCGGAAACGAGTCTCAAAGATCCCAAGACGCGACTGCAGGAATGGCTGCAAGCCCGCAAGCGTCCGCTGCCGAAGTACGAAATGGTGGACGTACAGGGAGAGGCCCACGCACAGGCCTTTCAGGTGGATTGCGTCATCAATTCAAATCTCAAGACGCGCGGTAGCGGCACGAGCCGTCGAAATGCCGAACAAGCCTCAGCGGCGGCCGCGCTCGACATCCTTGAATCAGGACCCGCCAAGTGA
- the era gene encoding GTPase Era encodes MTDANSPFRTGFIAIVGRPNVGKSTLMNRMVGVKVSIVSNKAQTTRHRVSGIYTDETAQFVFVDTPGFQTKHLNALNRTMNRTVTQSLAEVDLVFFVVEAGRFSEEDEQVIKLLPRDAKVILVINKVDAMADKNQLLPFIETLSAKFNFAEIVPLSAEKGHNVDRLLETARGYLPEGEPMYSADDITDRSERFLAAEFLREKLFRLLGDELPYGMTVEIEKYETEGNLRRIFAAVIVDKAGHKGIVIGKKGERLKRISTEARKAMEDLFESRVYLEVWVKVKSGWADDERALKSLGYD; translated from the coding sequence GTGACGGACGCCAATAGCCCCTTCCGAACCGGTTTCATCGCCATTGTGGGTCGCCCGAATGTCGGCAAATCGACCCTCATGAACCGGATGGTAGGCGTAAAAGTCAGTATTGTTTCAAACAAGGCTCAGACCACGCGCCATCGCGTCTCCGGTATCTATACGGACGAGACAGCCCAGTTCGTCTTTGTTGATACGCCTGGGTTTCAGACAAAACATCTGAACGCACTGAACCGGACCATGAACCGGACTGTGACGCAGTCTCTGGCGGAAGTGGATCTGGTGTTCTTTGTCGTGGAGGCAGGGCGCTTCTCGGAGGAGGACGAGCAGGTCATCAAACTCTTGCCTAGGGACGCCAAGGTCATTCTTGTGATCAACAAGGTCGATGCAATGGCGGACAAAAATCAGTTGCTGCCGTTTATCGAGACCCTAAGCGCAAAATTCAATTTTGCAGAAATCGTTCCCCTGTCGGCAGAAAAGGGCCACAACGTCGATCGACTGCTCGAGACGGCGCGAGGCTATCTGCCTGAGGGCGAGCCCATGTATTCGGCCGACGACATCACCGATCGAAGCGAGCGATTTCTCGCGGCTGAATTCCTGCGGGAAAAGCTGTTTCGCCTGCTTGGCGATGAGTTGCCGTACGGGATGACCGTCGAAATCGAGAAATACGAAACCGAAGGAAATCTCCGGCGAATCTTTGCTGCCGTGATCGTCGACAAGGCGGGCCATAAGGGCATCGTGATCGGCAAGAAGGGCGAGCGACTCAAGCGTATTTCGACCGAGGCACGCAAGGCCATGGAAGATCTGTTCGAGTCTCGTGTCTATCTCGAGGTCTGGGTGAAAGTGAAGTCGGGTTGGGCGGACGACGAGCGTGCGCTCAAGAGTCTCGGCTACGATTGA
- the recO gene encoding DNA repair protein RecO produces the protein MAQKQRVDQQPGFILHTHPYRETSLIVEAFSRDHGRIGLVAKGARRPMSALRGVLLAYQPLLIDWSGGGEVKTLVRAEWQGGQPMLTGKALMCGYYLNELLMRFLPREDPHPELYECYAQVIAALPGGRHFEPLLRRFELTLLEQMGYGVPLTERADLPEAVQADVNYRYIIERGPVVDNDDEIGAPQVMGQTLIDMAEGRFESANTLLQSKQLLRHLISHHLGGQPLQSRRMFKELQSL, from the coding sequence GTGGCTCAGAAGCAGCGCGTCGATCAACAACCCGGGTTTATTCTTCACACCCATCCTTACCGGGAGACCAGTCTCATCGTTGAGGCCTTCTCTCGTGACCACGGGCGAATCGGCCTGGTGGCCAAAGGTGCGCGCCGCCCCATGTCCGCGCTCCGTGGTGTCTTGCTTGCCTATCAACCGCTACTGATCGACTGGTCTGGTGGCGGCGAAGTCAAGACGCTCGTCCGGGCAGAATGGCAGGGTGGCCAGCCGATGCTGACGGGCAAGGCACTGATGTGTGGCTACTATCTCAACGAACTCCTGATGCGCTTTTTGCCCAGAGAGGACCCGCATCCTGAACTCTACGAATGTTACGCGCAGGTGATTGCTGCCTTGCCGGGTGGGCGTCATTTCGAGCCCCTGTTGCGACGCTTCGAGCTGACCCTGCTCGAGCAGATGGGTTATGGCGTGCCACTCACTGAAAGGGCCGATCTCCCGGAGGCCGTCCAAGCGGATGTCAATTACCGCTATATAATCGAGCGTGGTCCGGTCGTCGACAATGACGACGAGATCGGCGCTCCTCAGGTCATGGGGCAGACCTTGATCGACATGGCTGAGGGTCGCTTCGAATCGGCGAACACACTGCTCCAAAGCAAACAGTTACTCAGACACCTCATCAGTCACCATCTGGGCGGGCAGCCTCTTCAGTCCCGTCGCATGTTCAAGGAGTTGCAATCACTGTGA